The following is a genomic window from Ancylothrix sp. D3o.
GGTTCTCACCGCCTTTTGCAACGCATGGATAGTTTCGGGACTAAACAAATGCGCCTCACCATCTTTGCGCCATTGGTATTCGCCACCAACATCGAGAGTATGACCATTGGTAGGCCGGTCGGGGAAAGCGTGGGTATGGCGTAGAATGGCTTCTTGGGCGATTAGTTCGAGATCGGCGCCTTCTATACGCGAAGCAGTCCAGGTAAAGTATTTATCAATCACCGCTTGATTCAAACCGACAGCCTCAAAAATTTGAGCACCGCGATAGCTTTGGATGGTGGAAATACCAATTTTGGAAGCAACTTTAATCACGCCTTTGGTGGCGGACTTGATATAGTTTTTGCAGGCTGTTTTGAATTCAACATTAACCAGCAAGCCTTCGGCGATCATCTCACCAATAGTTTCAAAGGCGAGATAAGGGTTAATGGCGCCGCAACCATATCCGATCAGGGTAGCAAAGTGATGTACTTCTCGCGGTTCGCCTGATTCGAGAATAATGGCGACGCGGGTACGAGTACCTTTGCGGATAAGATGATGATGTAAACCGGCCACTGCGAGTAAAGCAGGAATGGGTGCGTTATTTGCATCCATGTCTCTATCGGAAAGAATCAGGAGGTTAACCCCTTCTTCGATAGCTTTGTCTACACCCGCAAAAACGCCTTCTAAGACGGATTCAAGCCCTTTTACCCCATCTTTGGGGTTAAACAAAATTGGGAATGTCTGAGACTTAAATGCCGGTTCGTTGATATATTTAAGTTTCAGCAGTTCTTCGTTGCTGAGAATGGGGCTTTTAAGTTCGATGAGATGACAGCTTTCGGGTACAGGTTTGAGGAGGTTACGTTCTGAACCGATAGTTGTGATGGGGGAGGTAACGATTTCTTCGCGGATAGAGTCGATGGGGGGGTTGGTGACTTGAGCGAAAAGTTGTTTAAAGTAATCGTACAATAATTTGGGCCGGTCGGAGAGCACAGCCAGGGGAGTATCGGCGCCCATCGAACCAATAGCCTCAACGCCATCGCGGGCCATCGGGGTCAACAGTAACCGCAACGCCTCGAAGGTATAACCAAAGGCGGTTTGACGTTGAGTGAGGTTGAGGGATTGAGTTTCAGCGGCTTTCGGTGTCTCTGCCCCTACGGTAGATAAATCTAGTTTATGTTGATTGAGCCATTCACGGTAGGGCTGGGCGCTGACAATGTTGTGTTTAATTTCTTCGTCGCTGATGATGCGTCCTTCTGCCATGTTAACAAGGAACATCCGACCAGGTTGTAACCGGCCCTTAAATGCGACTCTTTCTGGTTCAATGGGTAAAACGCCGGCCTCGGATGCCATAATTACTAAATCATCTTTGGTGACGTAGTAGCGAGAGGGGCGTAAACCGTTGCGGTCTAAGACTGCGCCCATCATGGTACCATCGGTGAAAGCGATTGAGGCGGGGCCGTCCCAAGGTTCCATCAGGCAGGAGTGATATTCGTAGAAAGCTTTTTTCTCGTCACTCATCGACTCATGGGCTGCCCAAGGTTCGGGTATCATCATCATCATGGCGTGAGGTAAGGAGCGACCGGCCAAGACGAGCAGTTCGAGGGCGTTGTCAAAAATTAGGGAGTCGCTACCATCGATGTTGATGACAGGTTTAATTTTTTTGATGTCTTCGCCAAAAAGTTCAGATTCAAAAAGCGACTGACGGGCGTGCATCCAGTTGATGTTACCACGCAGGGTATTGATTTCGCCGTTGTGGGCAATGTAGCGGTAAGGGTGCGAACGTTCCCAACTGGGGAAAGTGTTGGTACTAAAGCGAGAGTGAACTAAACCAAGGGCGCTTTCCATGTCAGGATCGCGCAAGTCGGGGTAATATTCGCCTACTTGCACCGGCATCAGCATCCCTTTATAAACCATTGTACGGGCTGAGAGGCTGGAGGGATACCAGTACGAGTCAATTTTGGTGTTGCGGATATGGGTGTGGGAGAGTTTGCGGATGACGTATAATTTACGCTCAAAAGCCAAATCATCAACAAGATCCGGGTTACGTTGAATGAAAACTTGGCGCATGAACGGTTCACTAGCTTTAGCGGTATTGCCTAAAGTAGAGTTATCGGTAGGAACATCACGCCAGCCGATGACTTTTTGACCTTCATCTGCGACAATTTTTTCAAAGACTGCGGCACTTTTTTGACGTTCTTCGGCATGAGGTGAAGTGTAGATCATGCCGACGCCATAGTGACCGGGTTCGGGTAAACTAAAGCCTAAAGGTGCAGTGACTTTTTTGAGAAATGTATGGGGAACTTGAATTAAAATTCCTGCGCCGTCGCCGGTATTTTTTTCACAACCGCAGGCGCCGCGATGGTCTAAATTTAAAAGTATGGTAAGAGCTTGTTCAACAATAGAGTGAGATTTTTGGCCTTTTTGATGGACGATAAACCCGACACCGCAAGCATCATGTTCAAATTGAGGATCGTAGAGTCCCTGAGAAAGGGGAAATTGAGTATTGTTCATTAGTGCGTATGTTGTACAGTCGTGAGTGTGAAAAGATAGGAGTGTTGCAACAAAGGGAAAAATCAAATCTTGCCGAATAAAAAACGATGGCTTTTACAGTTTTCCCAAATCAATTATTTTCAAGGTATTTAGTTGCGCTTTAGCGCCAAAAACCCCAATTTTAGGAGAGAACCTCCAGACGACTAGCTGTTTTCAGATCAAGTTACTGTAACTCTGTAACTTTAATAGATTTTGCTGTTTCATGTTCATTCTGGATGTTAATTGTAACCAATCTTAAAAAAATAGGCACTTGAGTCTACACTAATGGCAGGATTTGTTAAGATTTTCTGACAACCGGCCTTAAATAGTTCACCTCCAAAAAGAATAAAATCAAAGTTGTAGGGGAGAGTTGACCGGCATCAAAGCTTGTAACCAGACATAGCCTTAAACGCGCCCCTAAAAACAATACCAGAAACCGCTCTGGCGCTGCCTTAATGATATTGTCTAATAAGACCGGCCTGCTGCATCAAATATTAAGGAAAATTTTACATCCCCGAAATATGGACAACAACTTCGCGGATGTGACTGTGTTGCCGGTGTTCCCAGACATAAATACCCTGCCAAACACCAAGAACCAGCTTACCATCACTAATAGGAACTTGTTCAGAAGTATGAGTTAAAGCCGTGCGAATATGAGCCGGCATATCATCATCACCTTCTGAATTATGATAATATCTGCGACTATCTTCTGGTACCAACTGAGTCAAAAAATTTTCAAGATCCCGTAACACATCAGGATCAGCATTTTCTTGAATAAGCAAACTTGCCGAAGTGTGGCGTAAAAACACAGTACAAAGACCCATTTTAACCCCAGACTCAGCCACAACCGCCTGAACCTTCGCCGTAATTTTCATCAAAGACTTACCCTTAGTTTCAAGCTTAATAAACTTTTGATAATGATTCATCACAAGACACCAAAAAAACACTCCCTCCCATCCTACCGCAAAAACAGAATCCAGACCCAAAAATCGACTTTTTATAACGAACCAAAAACCTCAAACCACTCCATATTCATCAATCAAAAACCCCAAAAACAAACCATAAACCCATCTGCGTCCATCTGCGTTTATCTGCGGTTAAAAAATCCCCAAAAAGACAGACCCAAACACCACCAAAAACCAGTAAAATAGAAACAGACAAACCCACCAGCAAAAACACCGTGAAAGAAACCACCAAACCCACCCTAATTTTAGTAGACGGACACTCCCTAGCCTTCCGTTCATACCACGCCTTAGCACATAGTCGAGAAGGAGGCTTACAAACAACAACCGGCATCCCAACAAGCGTAAGTTTTGGCTTTCTAAAATCCCTCTTAGAAGTAATGACAGCCCACAACCCCGAATACTTAGCAATAGCCTTTGATTTAGGCTTACCAACATTCCGCCACGAAGCCGACGACACCTATAAATCAGACCGGCCAGAAACACCCCAAGATTTTATCACAGACTTAAAACATTTACAAGAACTATTAACAGCCTTTAACATCCCCATTGTTACCGCGCCTGGTTACGAAGCAGACGACGTTTTAGGAACCTTAGCAATCAGCGGAAAACAGGCCGGTTATCGAGTAAAAATCCTCACCGGTGACCAAGATTTATTTCAACTAATAGACACAGAAAATGATATTACAGTATTGCGGTTAGGTTCCGACAGTTTTGGCCGGTCAGGAACAGGAAAAGCCAAAGAATTTGGCCCCGAAGAAGTAAAAGAAAAACTTGGAATTACGCCTGAACAAATAGTAGATTATAAAGCACTTTGCGGCGATAAATCTGATAACATCCCCGGAGTAAAAGGCATCGGCGAGAAAACCGCAGTTCCCCTCTTGGCAAAATACGGAAAACTAGACAACATTTATGCAAACATCGAAGAAATAAAAGGCGCAGTCAAAACCAAACTAGAAACCGGCAAAGCAGAAGCCTACCACTCGCAAAAAATGGCGACAATTGTGCTTGAGGTGCCGGTGGAAATAGACATAAAAGACTGCAAACTACGAGGTTTTGACGAAGAAAAACTTACCGCCATGTTAGAGAAATTAGAGTTTAAATCTTTCTTGCCAAAAGTAAAACAATTGCAAAGAAGATTTGGGGGAGAAACAGCAGAACAAGAAAAAGCTGAAACTGCATCTAATTTTTCCGCATCTAGCACAGACGACGAACAACTGTCATTTTTCAGTTTTGAAGAAACCCAAGCCGCCAAAAATGACGCACCTCTTCCCATTAAACCTCGCATTATTCAAACAATAGAACAGCTAAACGAACTCGTAAACATCTTGAAAAAATGCACCGATCCAGAAATGCCAGTGGCGTGGGATACAGAAACAACCGATTTAGAACCAAGAGATGCAAAATTAGTAGGAATTGGATGTTGCTGGGGTAGCGGTGAGGAAGACGTCGCTTATATCCCCACCGGCCACAAAAAAGGCCAAAACATTGACACAAAAACTGTCTTAAAAACCTTACAACCAATATTAGAAAGCGCCGAATATCCGAAAGTTTTGCAGAATGCCAAATTTGACCGGCTAATATTACGCTGTCAGGGAATAAACCTAGCCGGTGTTGTCTTTGAAACCATGCTGGCAAGTTACATCATCAACCCAGAAAATAACCACAGCCTCAGCAGTTTATCCCAGAAATATTTAGGCATTCAAGCCACAACCTACGATCAATTAGTAGGCAAAAACAAAACCATAGCCGATATCGAAATACCTGCTGTTGCTAACTATTGTGGCATGGATGTATATACAACATTCATGTTAGTAGAACCGCTGAAAAAAGAATTAAAGGAAAAGGGAGAAAAATTAACAGAACTTTTGTTAAAAGTAGAAGTTCCTTTAGAGCCGGTTTTAGCCGAAATGGAATACACCGGCATCCACATCGATACCCCCTACCTAAAAGAACTTTCGCAATACTTAGAGACCGAATTAACCGCCTTAGAGAAACAAGCTTATGAGGCAGCCGGTGAGGAATTTAACTTAGGTTCACCCAAACAATTAAGCACAATTTTATTTGAAAAACTACAACTCGACACCAAAAAATCCCGCAAAATCAAAACCGGCTTTTCCACAGATGTAGGAGTCTTAGAAAAACTCCAAGGAGATCACCCCCTTATTGATAGCATCCTCGAATATCGCACCCTCGACAAACTCAAATCAACCTATGTCGATGCCTTACCAAAATTAGTAAGAAAAGACACCCAAAGAGTACATACAGATTTTAACCAAACTATTACCACAACCGGCAGATTATCTTCGAGTAATCCTAACTTACAAAACATCCCCATCCGCACCGAATTTTCCCGAAAAATTCGTAAAGCATTTATTCCTGAAAAAGGCTGGTTAATGGTATCCGCAGACTACTCGCAAATAGAACTGAGAATCATGGCAGAATTAAGCGGAGAACCGCTATTAATAGAAGCCTACAAAAACAACGAAGACGTGCATACCGTTACCGCAAAATTACTCTTTGAAAAAGACAACATCACCCCAGAGGAACGCCGTGCAGGAAAAACCATTAATTTCGGGGTAATATATGGTATGGGCTCTGGAAAATTTGCCCGTTCCATTGGTAGAACATCCGCTGAAGGAAAACTATTTATCAAACGTTTTCAACTGCGCTATGCCAAAATATTTGAATTTTTAGAAAGAGTGCAAAGACAAGCCATTTCTCAAGGGTATGTTGAAACAATCTTAGGCCGGCGCCGGTATTTTGACTTTGAAGCCATCAGTTTACGCGGTTTAAAAGGCCGGCCTTGGGATGAAATACCCCTAGAAGAGTTGCAAGGAAATAGCAGAAATGATGCTGCAAATTTACGCGCTGCGAGTAACGCACCCATTCAAGGTTCAAGCGCAGATATCATCAAAGTTGCGATGATAGAATTGCATGAGATTTTGAAAAACTATCAATCGCGTTTATTGCTGCAAGTTCACGATGAATTAGTGTTAGAAGTGCATCCCGATGAATGGGAAGAATTGCAACCTTTACTGAAAAATACAATGGAAACTGCCATTCAAAAATATCGACCTTTGAGTGTTCCCTTAGTTGTGGATATAAACGTTGGGGAAAATTGGATGGATACAAAGTAGGCTAGAGTGTGCCCACCGGCCTGATAATGGTGGGCAAAGCATTGCCCTATTAGTTGATAGGTGTTAACACATAATTTGACTATAATCATTGTGAAATCGTCTTGAAAGAGTCGTCAATTATGCAGCGGGACGAAGTATTGCGAATTCTGTTACAACATCAGCAGCCATTAAAAGATTTTGGTATCAAGTCGCTGGCGATATTTGGCTCTGTAGCTAGGGATGAAGCCAGAGCAGATAGCGATGTAGATATTTTAGTGGAATTTGAGGGGCCGGTGACATTTGATCGTTATATGGATGTCAAATTTTATCTCGAAGATCACCTAGGGACGCGGGTAGATTTAGTGAGCCGGCGTTCGCTCAGACCTATAATTCGAGCTAAGGTGGAAAAAGAGGGAATTTATGTCGCGTAGTATGCGTTTGTATTTAGAAGATATCCTCACTTCTTGTGCCAAAGTCAAGCGATACACCGAAGGAATGACATTTGAAGATTTCCAAAGGGATGAACGGACTTATGATGCGGTGGTAAGGAATTTGCAGATCGTTGGAGAAGCGGTTAAAAATATTCCCCAAGAAATGCGAGGAAAATATCCAGAAGTTGAATGGCGCAAAATTGCTGGATTGCGCGATATTTTGGCTCACGCTTACTTTAGCATTGAAAATAGATAAGCAGCAATTAAACTAAATAATATTTATTTAATTGCTACTTATATAATCAATAGCTATTGAAAACTTAAATTATTCGTGCCAACACTTTTTGTGACCATCAACATATCGGCAAACTAACTTCTCAAGAGTTAAATGTTTCTGAATTTGATCTGACTGTGAGTTGGCCGTATATGTCTGACTGATAGCAACATTATTGACTGGGCTAATAGATGGACTAGCCCATACAGGGACAACATTGCTGAAAAACAGCACAACCATTAATATTGAAACCGAGAAAAAGGTGATTATTTTTTGCATAATTTTTTCCAATCTAATTAAGACAACCTTTTTTAGAATATAAGATAATTTGAAAACTGACAACTATCAAAAAGTACGGTAAAGTCAGGAATTTTGTAAATTTATTTATCAATTTATATATGGGGTACTTGTTAAGGTACGAAAAAGTACGATAAATTAAGAAATGCTTACCCCAAGACTTTAACCCAAACACAATCCATGAATACTGAGGAAATGTTACAGTGGGCGGATGACATTCTATATACCAAAACAGCAAAACACCTCGATTCTGTGCAAAGGGCCATCCTAGAAGGCGCTTGGCAAGGGTTAAAATATGAAGACATTGCTAAAAACTGCCATCGCAGTAAGTCCCATGTTAAAAATATAGCTTCGGAATTATGGCAGACTTTATCAGATTTGTTAGGAGAAGATATCCAGAAGGCAAATGCTCGCTCTGTTTTAGAACGAAAAGCAATATCTACAATTTATAATTATGGTAAATCCTCACAGATAGTTACTAGCAACATTAATAGCCATATTAATATCTGTCCAGAAAACCGGCCCTCTTCAGAAGACACAAAACCACCCTCACCCTCACCCCCAAACACGCCCCAAAACAAAAATCAAACCCCAATCATCGACTTAACACAAGCACCGGCCCTAACCGAATATTACCCCCGCACCACAGAAGAAACAACCCTCAAAAACTGGATATTACAAACCAACGCACGCCTAATTACAATCTACGGCTTAACTGGAATAGGAAAAAGCAGCCTCACCCTCCAACTCATCGAACAAATACAAAACGAATTTGACTACATTATCTGGCAAAGCCTCAACGAAAAACCCACCCTTACCACCCTACAAACCAACCTCAAACAAATTTTTTCCCAAACCCAAAAAACCCCCTTCCCCACAATCCTAGATTATTTCCGCACCTATCGCTGTTTAATTATTATTGATGACCTACAAAACATCTTTAAACCCCATGAACTAGCCGGCCAATACCTACCCGGATATGAAGATTACAGCCAATTTTTTAAACAAATTGCCACCACAACCCATCAAAGTTGCTTAATACTCCTCACCTCCGAAAAACCGAGAGACATCACCACCATAGAAGCCGAAAACCCCTCAACCCAAACCTTACACCTCAAAGGATTACGAGAAGAACAAGCACAAGAAATCTTGCTAAAAAAACAATTAACAGATGAAGAAAAATGGCCAGAACTAATAACCATTTATCAAAGTCATCCCCTTTGGTTAAAAATCATCTCCGCCACAATCAACCAATTATTTAACGGTAGCGTCTCCCAATATTTAGCAGACCCAAATGATATATACTTAGGAGACATAGAGCCGGTTTTAGAAACTCAATTACAGCGCTTATCCGACTCAGAAAAAACCGTGATAGGCTGGTTAGCAAACCAAACAAACGCCGTAGACATCTCACAAACCCCCGCCGAAACAGCATTATCAAAAACTCAATTTTTGCAAGCCATAGAATCCTTAAACCGGCGCAGCTTAGTAGAAAAAGAGCCGGTCGCAGGACGAGCAATGTTTCAAATTAACCCAATCTTTAAACAATACATACAGTTAAACCCAGATAATCTTAAATAAAAAGAGTAGTAGGTTGCCTTTGCAATAAGGTTTCAGAAAGCTATAATTAATAGATCCACCTCAAACTAAATTAAAACTTTGAGAACAAACATTTCTTGAAGTGCGGACATACACAAAGAATCCGACTATGAAAACATTTACTGCTGTCATCGAAAAAGATTCTCAGACTAACCTTTACGTTGGCTATATCCCCGGATTTCCTGGGGCTCATTCTCAGGGAGAAACTTTGGATGAATTGCAAGCAAATTTGCGAGAAGTCATTGAGATGTTGCTGGAAGATGAGAAACTCGTGTTTGAAACAGAGTTTATAGGCACACAACAAATTACAATCCCCTAAACATGAGTAATATCCCTGTTCTTAAACCACAGGAAATTGTCAGCGTAGCCTTTCTCACCGGCCAACCCCTAGAAGTGCCCTTAAAAGGCTTTCCCCCCTATCAACCTAATTTAATATCAGCCATTGAAACCTGGTTAAAGGAGATTTAAGAAATTGAGAAAGCCGGGTTTCTGGCCACTTCTAGGAGGTGTAACGAAGTATTATCGAAAAAACCCGGTTTCTGACTCCCCGTAAACCAACGTTTCGTGATATAATAAAAGCCTTAAAAAATCCAACAAAAAAGCCATGTCGGAAATTACTTTAGACGAAACCAAACTTAAAGAATTGCTCAAAGAAGCGATTTTTGAGTTAATAACAGAACAAAAAGAAGTATTTTCTGAGATTTTAACAGAAGCCCTAGAAGATATAGGAATGGAAACTGCTATCAAAGAAGGCGAAAATACTGAAACAGTCAGCCGTGAGCAAATTTTCAACATCCTGAAGAGACAACCATGAATGTGGAGTTTAAAAAGAGCTTTGAAAAAGATTTACTCAAGATTCTTGATGCCGACTTGTTGCAAAGAATTCAGGAAGCGATAGAAGAAGTTGAGAATGCCGAAAAATTAAATGAAGTCAGCAATGTTAAAAAACTAAAAGGTGATGCAGACTACTATCGCCTGAGAGTGGGTGATTACCGAATCGGTATTAAAGTTAATGATGGCGTAGTCTATTTCGTCAGGATACTCCACCGCAAAGAGATTTACAGATACTTTCCATAATCAGCGTCCATCCAAACTAAAAACCCAAACCGAAAACCCATCCGCGTTCATCCGCGTTTATCTGCGGTTAAAAAACAAAAAGCGCCCCCCATCTCTGGAGAGCGCCTTTTGTAATTATTTAGTTTTCGAGAGTCAAGCCCTCATAAAACCTTAGCCCTTGATAGAAGGAGCCTCAACAGAAGCCAAATCAAGAGGGAAGTTATGAGCATTACGCTCGTGCATTACTTCCATACCCAAGTTAGCGCGGTTGATAACATCAGCCCAGGTATTGATAACACGACCTTGAGAGTCGATAACAGACTGGTTGAAGTTAAAACCATTCAAGTTGAAAGCCATCGTGGAGATACCCAAAGCGGTAAACCAGATGCCGATAACAGGCCATGCACCCAAGAAGAAGTGCAAAGAACGGCTGTTGTTGAAAGAAGCGTATTGGAAAATCAAACGACCGAAGTAGCCGTGTGCTGCAACGATGTTGTAGGTTTCTTCTTCTTGACCGAATTTGTAGCCGTAGTTTTGGCTTTCAACTTCGGTGGTTTCACGAACCAAGCTAGAAGTTACCAAAGAACCGTGCATAGCAGAGAACAAAGAACCACCAAATACACCGGCAACTCCCAACATATGGAAGGGGTGCATCAAGATGTTGTGCTCAGCTTGGAACACCAACATAAAGTTGAAGGTTCCAGAGATACCCAAAGGCATACCATCGGAGAAAGAACCTTGACCCAAGGGGTAGATCAAGAATACTGCGGAAGCGGCTGCAACTGGTGCAGAGTATGCTACGCAGATCCAAGGACGCATACCCAAGCGGTAAGACAATTCCCACTCACGACCCATGTAGCAGAATACGCCAATGAGGAAGTGGAAAATTACCAACTGGTAAGGGCCACCATTGTACAACCACTCATCCAAGGAAGCAGCTTCCCAGATGGGGTAGAAGTGAAGACCGATGGCGTTAGAAGAAGGAACAACTGCACCAGTGATGATGTTGTTGCCATAGAGTAAAGAACCGGCAACGGGTTCGCGGATACCGTCGATGTCAACCGGCGGAGCGGCGACAAAGGCGATTAAAAAGCAGGTGGTGGCGGTTAAGAGGGTAGGGATCATCAAGACGCCGAACCAGCCGATATAAAGGCGGTTTTCGGTGCTTGTAACCCAGCTACAGAACCGTTCCCAGACGTTAGAGCGCTCTGTGCGCTGTAATATGGTCGTCATAGTTTTATGAGTGCTATTGATTTGTTAAGGTTCGGATGATGTTTTTATCTTAGGGGTATTTTTAAGTTTTGTAAAGGCTTGTTAATAACATTTAATATTATGACTGTCATAAGTCTGGCTTATGGGACAGCTAAGGGTAGCCAGCCGTTCTGGCCTCCTGCCAAAATGTCCAAACCTTGATTGGGTTGAGATTTGTTGTTTTGTTAACGAGAAAAAAACAACCAGCAATAACAAAAGTAAGTAAATTTTCTCTACAGCTAAAACTTTTAATAATAGATAGTATTACTTATTAGAATTCTATCTTTTTAGTATGCTCGGTTGCTGGCAATAGGCGTGTTATTTGCTTATCAAAGTTAACCGTAATAAATGGGGCCAATAGGTAGAGATTGCCCCAAAAAAATATGCTAAGGTATATTACTAGGCTTTTTGAAAAAAGCCCCTGATTTCAGGAGTAAATATGCTAAAAAAACCTGTCCAAACTAACACAAGACTCAGTAGAATCTTGCCGTTTGCTTTTGGATCGCTCTTCTTATTGATGCTTGTCAACGCTTTAATTTCTCAGTCGAGCACTAAAACATTAGTTCAGTCGGTAGGTTCGGTAACGCACAGTTATCAGGTCAAAGGTAAATTGAAACAACTAGAAAAGCTTTTAGTTGATGGTGAAACAGGACAGCGCGGGTACATCTTCACAGGAAAAGAGAATTTCCTCGAACCTTACATCAACGCCAATCAAGAATTAAAAGTTAATTTTGCCGAATTATACACCCTCCTACAAGACAACCCAGAGCAAACAAAAAAACTCACAGAAGTGCAAAAATTGGCCTCCGACAAATTAGAGGAAATGGCAGAAACCATAACCCTTAAAAGAGCCGGCAAGAATAAACAGTTAATGGATTTAGTTGTTTCTGGTCAAGGCAAGAAAATTATGGATGACATCAGAAACAAACTGGCCGAAATGAATGAAGTAGAAACCATACTTTTAAGCGAAAGACAAAAAGCAGCAACTCAAGCAGAGCAATGGATGAGCGTTTCTTCTGTGGCAGTTCCCCTTGCCGCCATAATATTCGGCTTAGTAATTTTATTTTTTATCGGCAAAAAAGTCGTGTCTCCCATCAATGAAGTAGCAAGATTGATCGCCATTTCTTCTCAAGAGATCGCAGCAACAGTAGAGCAACACGAACGCACCGCCATCATGCAAGCCTCCTCCGTCAATCAAACCAGCACCACAATGATTGAGCTAGGAGCATCCTCGCGGCACTCCGCAGAACAAGCAGAATCAGCCGCAGAGAACGCACGCCTGGTCTTAAACTTAGCGGAATCATCAACCGAGGGTGCGCGTCAAGTTTTAAG
Proteins encoded in this region:
- a CDS encoding NB-ARC domain-containing protein — encoded protein: MNTEEMLQWADDILYTKTAKHLDSVQRAILEGAWQGLKYEDIAKNCHRSKSHVKNIASELWQTLSDLLGEDIQKANARSVLERKAISTIYNYGKSSQIVTSNINSHINICPENRPSSEDTKPPSPSPPNTPQNKNQTPIIDLTQAPALTEYYPRTTEETTLKNWILQTNARLITIYGLTGIGKSSLTLQLIEQIQNEFDYIIWQSLNEKPTLTTLQTNLKQIFSQTQKTPFPTILDYFRTYRCLIIIDDLQNIFKPHELAGQYLPGYEDYSQFFKQIATTTHQSCLILLTSEKPRDITTIEAENPSTQTLHLKGLREEQAQEILLKKQLTDEEKWPELITIYQSHPLWLKIISATINQLFNGSVSQYLADPNDIYLGDIEPVLETQLQRLSDSEKTVIGWLANQTNAVDISQTPAETALSKTQFLQAIESLNRRSLVEKEPVAGRAMFQINPIFKQYIQLNPDNLK
- a CDS encoding type II toxin-antitoxin system HicB family antitoxin yields the protein MKTFTAVIEKDSQTNLYVGYIPGFPGAHSQGETLDELQANLREVIEMLLEDEKLVFETEFIGTQQITIP
- a CDS encoding type II toxin-antitoxin system RelE/ParE family toxin encodes the protein MNVEFKKSFEKDLLKILDADLLQRIQEAIEEVENAEKLNEVSNVKKLKGDADYYRLRVGDYRIGIKVNDGVVYFVRILHRKEIYRYFP
- the psbA gene encoding photosystem II q(b) protein, encoding MTTILQRTERSNVWERFCSWVTSTENRLYIGWFGVLMIPTLLTATTCFLIAFVAAPPVDIDGIREPVAGSLLYGNNIITGAVVPSSNAIGLHFYPIWEAASLDEWLYNGGPYQLVIFHFLIGVFCYMGREWELSYRLGMRPWICVAYSAPVAAASAVFLIYPLGQGSFSDGMPLGISGTFNFMLVFQAEHNILMHPFHMLGVAGVFGGSLFSAMHGSLVTSSLVRETTEVESQNYGYKFGQEEETYNIVAAHGYFGRLIFQYASFNNSRSLHFFLGAWPVIGIWFTALGISTMAFNLNGFNFNQSVIDSQGRVINTWADVINRANLGMEVMHERNAHNFPLDLASVEAPSIKG
- a CDS encoding CHASE3 domain-containing protein, which gives rise to MLKKPVQTNTRLSRILPFAFGSLFLLMLVNALISQSSTKTLVQSVGSVTHSYQVKGKLKQLEKLLVDGETGQRGYIFTGKENFLEPYINANQELKVNFAELYTLLQDNPEQTKKLTEVQKLASDKLEEMAETITLKRAGKNKQLMDLVVSGQGKKIMDDIRNKLAEMNEVETILLSERQKAATQAEQWMSVSSVAVPLAAIIFGLVILFFIGKKVVSPINEVARLIAISSQEIAATVEQHERTAIMQASSVNQTSTTMIELGASSRHSAEQAESAAENARLVLNLAESSTEGARQVLSLAESSAEGARQVLNLAEEGSKRVRQTVEEMSILKEKVALITDQMIRLNDQTGRIGSITNIVTDLAAQTNMLALNAAVEAARAGSNGKGFGIIASEIRQLANESKKSAHTITSLVTAIQSAMNSTVMATEEGRKTTESSIKLSQETAEAFSSVTQAIDEIVLAASTSVTKAINEVILSNQENSLKTTNEIVINSQQISLTAKQQAVAIQQVIEVMANLNQGAAETASGISQTKIGIQNLNEAAQNLNSVV